A window of Pseudomonadota bacterium contains these coding sequences:
- a CDS encoding CDP-alcohol phosphatidyltransferase family protein — protein MNIPNILTITRILLVPLFIIFLIRDLYVSALIVFVCAGLSDGLDGFIARYFNQRTELGAYLDPIADKLLIISAYASLAVIKIIPGWLAVIVITRDVLILLGIAIFSLTDITIEIKPSLVSKCTTFAQLGTVVFILFNPTISDAVTIKHYIYWLTAGLSIISGFHYIYKGMNLLQESSIEN, from the coding sequence ATCAATATCCCAAATATTTTGACAATTACAAGGATCTTGCTTGTCCCGCTTTTTATTATTTTTCTGATCAGGGATTTATATGTTTCCGCACTCATTGTCTTTGTATGTGCTGGATTGAGTGATGGTTTAGACGGTTTTATTGCACGGTATTTCAACCAGCGCACTGAACTTGGTGCCTATCTTGATCCTATAGCAGATAAACTTCTTATAATCTCAGCCTATGCCAGCCTTGCTGTTATTAAAATAATTCCGGGCTGGCTTGCGGTTATTGTGATCACGCGGGATGTTCTTATACTTCTTGGGATAGCGATTTTTTCTTTAACGGATATAACTATTGAGATTAAGCCAAGCCTTGTGAGTAAATGCACAACGTTTGCACAATTGGGAACTGTAGTATTTATTCTTTTTAACCCGACTATTTCTGATGCGGTAACAATTAAACATTATATTTACTGGCTTACTGCAGGGTTATCAATTATATCCGGCTTTCATTATATTTATAAAGGTATGAA